Genomic DNA from Haloterrigena alkaliphila:
CTGCGTTTCTGTTAGCCGTTGTTGTCGTCCTTCCCGCAAATATCGGTAGTCCAGCACAGGCAATCGAGTCGATACTGATGCCGCTCACGTTTGTCGGACTGGGTACCATCCTGTACGGAATCGGAATGCATCTTCACTTGATGCATTTGAACCTCGTCCGCCAGTTACAGCCTGAGCCGACGGATGATAAACGGTCAGCTCCTGACTCAAATGACTGATTTCGAACGAAACGCGGAATCGGGCGTATCCAGTTCGCGGCCAGTATGATCGTGTCGTTCAGTGAACCCCCGGCCTGGGAATTCACGAACGACCGGCCGGTTATCGCGTCGTCCGTCCCATCGCCTTCGCGAGCGACAGAAGAAAGCCCAGTCCTGCCTTGACGTCCGGATCGCGCAGCGCTTTCGCGACATCGATCGGACCGGCGGGTTCCGCCGGCTCGGAACCGGCCTCGCCGACCGCCTCGAGCAGGCCCTCGAGCGTCCGGGCCACGTCGTCGTCGGTCGCGGTGTCGGCGACCTCGCCAAGGCGCGTCCCGATCGCCGCGAGGTCGATCACCATCTCGACGTCCATCGCATTCGACGCGAGCGCGAGCAGGTCCGCCATCGCCAGCAGGTCGTCGAGCGTGCCCGACCGCTGCAGGCGGGCGAGCGTCTCGATCGCGTCGGCCAGGTCGTCGGCGTTCTCGCCGGTCGCCTCGCCGAGCCGCGCTACCTGGGGTGTCGCCAGTCCGTCGGCTGCAGCGCCGAGGTTCGTCGCCGTCCCGGCCACATCCTCGATCATCCGGTCGTCCATCGCGACGGTCGCGAGGTCCGCCGTATCGAGCAGTTCGTTGACGGCCCCGAGGCGCTCGAGGAATCGAGCGACATCGTCGGGGTTGTCGGCGACGAGGTCCTCGAGCGCCGCCGCGTCCTCGGTCGGTTCTGCTGTGGTTTCCGTTTCGGACATCTAGAGCACCCCCCGTGCAGTGAGCCAGTAGGACTCGTTGTACCCGAGCTTCGCCCAGTGGAGCGGTTTCGACGGCTCGCGGACGTAGGGCTCCTCGCCGTAGGTGAACTCGATGAACGTGGCCTCGTCCATCCCGGCCTCGAGGAAGCAGGCGGTCTTCCCGTCGTAGGTCGCCGTCGGCGTCTCCCCGCGGGCACGGCTGGCGATCCGATCGGCGACGACGCCGGCCTCGTAGTGGGCGACGCTGCCGGCCTTGCTCGTCGGGACGTCCGCGACGTCACCGATCGCGTAGACGTCCTCGGCCGCCGTCGCCTCGAGCGTGTGCCTGTCGACGTCGGCCCAGCCGTCCTCGCCCAGCCCCGCGTCGGTCACGAGGTCGCTGCCCCGGTGGGGCGGGGTCGCCACGAGCAGGTCGTACTCGAGTTCGTTGCCTTCGACGGTCTCGATGAGTTCCGCATCCGGGTCGACCTCGCCGACGTTGAAGAACGTCTCGAGGCTGACGTCGCGCTCATCGAACAGATCGGTCGCCCAATCGGCGACCGACTCGAGGCCGTGGGCGCGG
This window encodes:
- a CDS encoding DUF1641 domain-containing protein codes for the protein MSETETTAEPTEDAAALEDLVADNPDDVARFLERLGAVNELLDTADLATVAMDDRMIEDVAGTATNLGAAADGLATPQVARLGEATGENADDLADAIETLARLQRSGTLDDLLAMADLLALASNAMDVEMVIDLAAIGTRLGEVADTATDDDVARTLEGLLEAVGEAGSEPAEPAGPIDVAKALRDPDVKAGLGFLLSLAKAMGRTTR